The following are encoded in a window of Prochlorococcus marinus CUG1417 genomic DNA:
- a CDS encoding DUF309 domain-containing protein, which produces MNEESTKSFKDSLFTALNLFNNHEWYEAHDAFEEIWNSVDGDERQVIQGILQVSVSQFHLSKGNLNGATILLGEGLGRIKTRTKIDLGIDLESFCQCLEDLLRKLQYEELLNENDKPFLKPL; this is translated from the coding sequence ATGAACGAAGAAAGTACAAAAAGTTTTAAAGATTCTCTTTTTACTGCTTTAAATCTTTTTAACAATCATGAATGGTATGAGGCTCATGATGCTTTTGAAGAAATATGGAATTCCGTTGATGGAGACGAAAGACAAGTTATTCAAGGAATTTTACAAGTATCTGTCTCTCAGTTTCACTTAAGTAAGGGTAATTTGAATGGAGCTACTATTTTGCTTGGAGAGGGTTTAGGTAGAATAAAAACTAGAACTAAGATTGATTTAGGAATTGATCTTGAATCCTTCTGCCAATGTTTGGAAGATTTATTGAGGAAATTACAATATGAAGAGCTATTAAATGAGAACGATAAGCCTTTTTTGAAACCTCTTTGA
- the lptB gene encoding LPS export ABC transporter ATP-binding protein, which produces MNLKIHKVSLSIKGRLIVNDVSIIVNPGEVVGLMGPNGAGKTTTFNLAVGNIKPDKGEILMNGKNITNLPLPIRSRLGLGYLTQEASIFRDLTVKDNIDLALQNSSYSRAAIRNRREQLINEFNLNNFVDNYGYQLSGGERRRCEIARSLTVGRKGPKYLLLDEPFAGIDPLAVNDLKKLILKLSSDGVGILITDHNVRETLLITNKSYVLSEGKILAKGSSSELADNPIVKKYYLGDNFKL; this is translated from the coding sequence ATGAACCTAAAGATTCATAAAGTATCCCTTTCAATTAAAGGAAGATTAATCGTAAATGATGTTTCTATAATTGTAAATCCAGGAGAAGTTGTAGGTTTGATGGGACCTAATGGTGCGGGGAAAACTACCACTTTTAATCTTGCCGTTGGGAATATAAAACCTGATAAAGGTGAAATTTTAATGAATGGAAAAAATATAACCAATCTCCCTCTCCCAATTAGATCAAGACTTGGTTTGGGTTATTTAACTCAAGAAGCGAGTATATTTAGGGACCTAACTGTTAAGGATAATATAGATTTAGCTTTGCAGAATTCATCTTATAGTAGAGCAGCAATTAGAAATAGAAGAGAACAATTAATTAATGAATTTAATCTGAATAACTTTGTAGATAATTATGGTTATCAACTTTCAGGAGGAGAGAGGAGGAGGTGTGAGATAGCTAGATCTCTCACGGTAGGCAGAAAGGGACCTAAATATTTGTTATTAGACGAACCTTTTGCTGGGATCGATCCTCTAGCTGTTAATGATCTAAAGAAACTAATTCTTAAATTAAGTAGTGATGGGGTGGGGATTCTCATTACAGACCATAATGTGAGGGAAACCCTTCTTATTACTAACAAATCATATGTATTAAGTGAAGGAAAAATTTTAGCTAAAGGTTCATCAAGTGAATTGGCTGATAATCCAATAGTCAAGAAGTATTATCTAGGAGATAATTTCAAACTTTGA
- the ccsB gene encoding c-type cytochrome biogenesis protein CcsB, translating to MILDNFFKNLIYEPVSVLGLLVFYFLLINLPLSLGAVFKKKSSSAVRLITILVNLLITLQLLFRWSISGHFPISNLYESLYFLTWGITLGQLLVEREYQAPIIPSIAIPIELLTVAFACFVLPEDLKLSSNLVPALRSSWLVMHVSVVMLSYAALIIGSLLSMSVLFINKNKPLQIRSSSTGIGGFKLSNSYPVNDLVEPIEFSHSEELDTLSYRSILVGFVLLTLGLISGAVWANEAWGTWWSWDPKETWAFISWLFYAAYLHMRISKGWQGRKPALLASTGFLVVLVCYLGVNFLGIGLHSYGWIFG from the coding sequence ATGATACTAGATAATTTTTTTAAAAATTTAATATATGAACCGGTTTCAGTTTTAGGTCTTTTAGTTTTTTATTTTTTATTAATTAACTTACCACTTTCTTTGGGTGCAGTTTTTAAAAAAAAGTCTTCTTCTGCTGTAAGACTTATTACGATTTTAGTGAACTTATTAATAACATTACAATTACTTTTTAGGTGGTCAATCTCTGGTCATTTTCCTATTAGTAATTTGTATGAATCTCTTTATTTTCTTACTTGGGGTATCACATTAGGTCAACTATTGGTTGAAAGAGAATACCAAGCTCCAATAATTCCCTCAATTGCCATACCTATTGAGTTACTAACTGTGGCTTTTGCTTGTTTTGTTTTGCCTGAGGATTTGAAATTATCATCCAATTTAGTTCCAGCTTTAAGGTCTAGTTGGTTAGTAATGCATGTTAGCGTCGTAATGCTTAGTTATGCAGCATTAATAATAGGTTCTTTACTTTCTATGTCCGTTTTGTTTATTAATAAAAATAAGCCGCTTCAAATCAGAAGTAGTTCTACAGGTATAGGAGGATTTAAACTTTCAAATAGTTACCCTGTAAATGATTTAGTTGAACCTATTGAATTTTCTCATTCGGAAGAATTAGATACATTAAGTTATCGTTCTATATTAGTAGGTTTTGTTCTTTTGACTCTCGGATTAATTTCAGGAGCAGTTTGGGCTAATGAGGCCTGGGGTACATGGTGGAGTTGGGATCCAAAAGAAACATGGGCATTTATCTCATGGTTGTTTTATGCTGCTTATCTGCATATGAGAATAAGCAAGGGTTGGCAAGGACGCAAACCAGCATTATTAGCATCTACAGGCTTTTTAGTGGTTTTAGTATGTTACTTAGGAGTTAATTTCTTAGGAATAGGGTTACATAGTTATGGCTGGATATTTGGGTGA
- the rpe gene encoding ribulose-phosphate 3-epimerase: MTESNQTILAGVNRPIQIIPSVLPADWANMGACVKELEEAGVDRIQFDVMDGNFVPNLTFGPEMIAACRKYCDVPFETQLMVSQYNCETMLESYVNATKGANGEPGVVIAHAEANIHLHRVLGRIRDLGGSPSVALNPHTPFEMIKNIMDMVDHVLVMTVNPGFGGQAYIPTMLNKIREIRNFVIEKNLNVDIEVDGGIKANWTISQCADAGANCFIAGSGMFAYPTLKEGCDDLRKVAQEAQKGNVLSEPQ, from the coding sequence ATGACTGAGTCAAATCAAACAATTTTAGCTGGTGTTAATAGACCAATTCAAATAATTCCATCAGTTTTACCAGCAGATTGGGCAAATATGGGGGCATGTGTGAAAGAGCTCGAGGAAGCTGGAGTAGATAGAATTCAATTTGATGTAATGGATGGGAATTTCGTGCCAAATCTCACATTCGGTCCTGAAATGATTGCGGCATGCAGGAAATATTGCGATGTCCCTTTTGAAACTCAATTAATGGTGAGTCAATACAACTGTGAAACCATGCTTGAATCTTATGTAAACGCCACAAAGGGAGCGAATGGTGAACCAGGAGTAGTAATAGCTCATGCGGAAGCAAATATTCATTTGCATAGAGTTCTTGGAAGAATAAGAGATTTAGGAGGATCTCCTTCCGTTGCATTAAACCCTCATACTCCCTTTGAAATGATTAAAAACATTATGGACATGGTTGATCATGTTTTAGTTATGACAGTTAATCCAGGCTTTGGTGGACAAGCTTATATACCAACAATGCTTAATAAAATCAGAGAGATAAGAAACTTTGTTATCGAAAAAAACTTAAATGTCGACATTGAAGTTGATGGAGGAATAAAAGCAAATTGGACTATTTCACAATGTGCAGATGCTGGAGCTAATTGTTTTATTGCAGGTAGTGGAATGTTTGCTTATCCAACATTAAAAGAGGGATGTGATGACTTGAGAAAAGTTGCACAAGAAGCTCAAAAGGGGAATGTTCTTTCTGAACCTCAATAA
- the glpX gene encoding class II fructose-bisphosphatase: MNQTLIQEILEVVEQAAIASAKLTGLGQKDEADAAAVEAMRLRMGKIEMKGKIVIGEGERDEAPMLYIGEEVGSGNGPGVDFAVDPCEGTNLCANNQRGSMAVLAASDTGGLFNAPDFYMNKLAAPPAAKGKVDIRNSATENLKILSDCLGLSIDELTVVVMDRTRHKDLIKEIRGCGAKVQPISDGDVQAAIACGFAGTGTHCLMGIGAAPEGVISAAAMRALGGHFQGQLVYDPAIAQTSEWADYTKEGNIKRLNEMGITDIDKIYEANELASGENVVFAGSGITDGLLFDGVKFERDCVRTSSLVISTLDSTARFTNTVHIKDGAKSISL; the protein is encoded by the coding sequence GTGAATCAAACTTTAATTCAAGAAATTCTCGAAGTTGTCGAGCAAGCAGCTATTGCCTCAGCAAAACTAACAGGTCTTGGTCAAAAAGATGAAGCTGATGCTGCAGCTGTAGAAGCAATGAGATTGCGAATGGGCAAAATTGAAATGAAAGGGAAAATTGTCATTGGAGAAGGTGAAAGAGATGAAGCACCTATGCTTTATATAGGTGAAGAGGTTGGGAGTGGAAATGGCCCAGGGGTTGACTTTGCAGTAGATCCTTGTGAAGGAACAAATCTTTGTGCGAATAATCAAAGAGGCTCTATGGCGGTTTTAGCTGCCTCTGATACTGGTGGTCTTTTCAATGCACCTGATTTTTACATGAACAAATTAGCAGCGCCTCCTGCGGCTAAAGGTAAGGTGGATATTAGAAATTCAGCTACTGAAAACTTGAAGATACTTAGTGATTGCTTAGGCCTTTCTATTGATGAGCTTACAGTAGTTGTAATGGATAGAACTAGGCATAAAGATTTAATTAAGGAGATTCGAGGATGTGGTGCAAAAGTACAACCGATTTCTGATGGTGATGTTCAAGCTGCGATTGCATGTGGTTTCGCAGGTACTGGAACACATTGCTTGATGGGTATAGGTGCAGCTCCAGAGGGCGTTATTTCAGCTGCTGCTATGAGAGCTCTCGGCGGACACTTTCAAGGACAACTAGTGTATGATCCAGCCATCGCTCAAACTTCTGAATGGGCTGATTACACAAAAGAAGGAAATATAAAACGTCTTAATGAAATGGGCATAACAGATATAGATAAAATCTATGAAGCGAATGAATTGGCATCGGGAGAAAATGTTGTTTTCGCTGGAAGTGGAATAACTGATGGATTATTATTTGACGGTGTTAAATTTGAAAGGGATTGTGTTAGAACAAGTAGTCTAGTAATTAGTACATTAGATAGTACTGCAAGGTTCACAAATACTGTCCATATAAAAGATGGTGCTAAGAGTATCAGCCTTTAA
- a CDS encoding glutamyl-tRNA reductase, with the protein MHIVVVGLSHRTAPVEVREKLSIPDQSITESLKALKAFSDVLEVSILSTCNRLEIYALVKDKNTGISSIKEFISEYSGITFEDLNPHLFCFRQEEAVLHLMKVSAGLDSLVLGEGQILSQVKKMMRLGQENQSTGPILNRLLTQSVSTGKKVRSETNLGTGAVSISSAAVELAQLKIGQEKGFDNLVSLESENVLVVGAGRMSRLLITHLKSKGCHKLILLNRNIDRALNLAQDFPDLEIVCKGLNQLEENISLSSLVFTSTASEEPIIDLRKIEKINLSNRLKFIDIGVPRNISNDVKQHEFVKSFDVDDLQEVVSRNQEFRQKIAKEAESLVEEERIIFLEWWASLEAVPVINKLRSDLELIRKEELQKALSRMGPDFSARERKVVEALTKGIINKILHTPVTKLRSPQSREERQVSLKIVEKLFSLVEEDKNN; encoded by the coding sequence ATGCATATTGTTGTCGTCGGACTGAGTCATCGCACGGCACCTGTTGAAGTGCGTGAGAAGTTAAGTATTCCTGACCAATCCATAACAGAGTCATTGAAGGCGTTAAAAGCTTTCTCTGATGTATTAGAGGTGTCAATTTTAAGTACCTGTAATAGGCTGGAAATATATGCGCTAGTAAAGGATAAAAATACTGGAATTTCGTCAATTAAAGAATTCATATCAGAATATTCTGGAATTACTTTTGAAGATTTAAATCCACATCTTTTTTGCTTCAGACAAGAAGAAGCAGTTTTGCATTTAATGAAAGTCTCGGCAGGACTCGATAGCCTCGTTTTAGGGGAAGGACAAATCCTCTCGCAGGTAAAAAAAATGATGAGATTAGGTCAAGAGAATCAATCTACTGGACCAATTCTTAATAGATTATTAACTCAATCAGTTAGTACAGGTAAAAAAGTAAGATCCGAAACAAATTTAGGAACTGGAGCCGTGTCAATCAGTTCAGCAGCGGTAGAACTAGCTCAATTAAAAATTGGACAAGAAAAGGGTTTTGATAATCTTGTAAGTTTGGAATCAGAGAACGTTCTTGTTGTTGGCGCCGGACGAATGAGTAGGCTTTTAATAACTCATTTAAAATCAAAAGGATGTCATAAACTTATCCTTTTAAATAGAAATATTGATAGAGCATTAAATCTTGCTCAAGACTTCCCTGATTTAGAGATTGTTTGTAAAGGGTTAAACCAATTAGAAGAAAACATATCATTATCTTCGCTTGTTTTCACCAGTACTGCTTCTGAAGAGCCAATTATTGATCTCAGAAAAATTGAAAAAATAAATTTGAGTAATAGACTTAAATTTATTGATATTGGTGTTCCGAGAAATATATCTAATGATGTCAAACAACATGAATTTGTAAAATCATTCGATGTTGATGACTTACAAGAGGTCGTTTCAAGAAATCAAGAATTTAGACAGAAAATAGCAAAGGAAGCGGAATCTTTAGTAGAAGAAGAAAGGATCATTTTTCTAGAGTGGTGGGCAAGTTTAGAGGCCGTTCCAGTAATTAATAAACTTAGATCAGATTTGGAGTTAATTCGAAAAGAGGAATTGCAAAAAGCACTTAGCAGAATGGGGCCAGATTTTTCAGCTCGAGAGAGAAAAGTTGTGGAAGCTCTGACTAAAGGAATAATTAATAAAATACTTCATACGCCTGTTACCAAGTTGAGAAGTCCTCAATCAAGAGAAGAAAGACAAGTTTCTTTGAAAATCGTTGAAAAATTGTTTTCTTTGGTAGAAGAGGATAAAAATAACTAA
- a CDS encoding glucose-1-phosphate adenylyltransferase translates to MKRVLAIILGGGKGSRLYPLTKMRAKPAVPLAGKYRLIDIPISNCINSGIEKMYVLTQFNSASLNRHIGRTYNLNGPFGQGFVEVLAAQQTPDSPKWFEGTADAVRKYQWLFQEWDVDEYLILSGDQLYRMDYSLFVQHHRDNDADLTVAALPVDEAQAEGFGLMRTDDVGNIKEFSEKPTGEKLKAMAVDTSKFGLSKESAAEKPYLASMGIYVFSRNTLFDLLNKFPNYTDFGKDIIPEALKRGDTLKSYVFDDYWEDIGTIGAFFESNLALTEQPKPPFSFYDEKFPIYTRPRFLPPSKLVDAQITDSIVCEGTILKSCSILHCVLGVRSRIESDSVLEDTLVMGADFFESPEERIALRKGGGTPLGVGEGTTVKRAILDKNTRIGDNVVIINKDRVEEADKPELGFYIRNGIVVVVKNATIANGTVI, encoded by the coding sequence ATGAAGCGTGTGTTGGCCATAATCCTCGGAGGAGGAAAAGGTTCTAGACTTTACCCTCTAACAAAAATGAGGGCTAAACCTGCTGTGCCTTTGGCAGGAAAGTATCGTTTGATAGATATTCCCATTAGTAATTGTATAAATTCAGGCATTGAAAAAATGTACGTATTGACCCAGTTCAATAGTGCATCTCTAAATAGACATATAGGAAGAACCTATAATTTAAATGGCCCTTTCGGCCAAGGATTTGTGGAGGTTTTAGCGGCACAACAGACTCCTGATAGTCCGAAGTGGTTTGAAGGTACTGCTGATGCTGTAAGAAAATATCAATGGTTATTTCAAGAATGGGATGTTGATGAATATTTAATATTGTCAGGTGATCAACTGTACAGAATGGACTACAGTTTATTTGTTCAACATCATAGAGATAATGATGCTGATTTAACTGTTGCAGCTTTGCCTGTTGATGAAGCTCAAGCAGAAGGTTTTGGCTTAATGAGAACCGATGATGTAGGAAATATAAAAGAATTTAGTGAAAAGCCTACTGGAGAGAAGTTGAAGGCTATGGCAGTAGATACTTCAAAATTTGGGTTAAGTAAGGAGTCGGCTGCCGAAAAACCATATCTAGCCTCTATGGGTATTTACGTTTTTAGCAGAAATACTCTTTTCGATCTTCTAAATAAATTTCCTAATTATACGGATTTTGGTAAGGACATAATTCCAGAGGCCCTCAAGAGAGGCGATACTCTTAAAAGTTATGTATTCGATGATTATTGGGAAGATATAGGCACCATTGGGGCATTCTTTGAGTCAAACCTTGCATTGACTGAGCAACCCAAACCTCCATTTAGTTTTTATGATGAGAAATTTCCAATTTATACTAGACCTAGATTTTTACCCCCTTCTAAACTTGTAGATGCTCAAATTACTGATTCAATTGTTTGTGAAGGTACAATTTTGAAGTCATGCAGTATTTTACATTGTGTTTTAGGTGTAAGAAGCAGGATTGAAAGTGACTCGGTTCTCGAGGATACTCTTGTTATGGGAGCCGATTTCTTTGAATCTCCTGAAGAGAGGATTGCATTAAGAAAAGGGGGCGGAACACCTCTTGGAGTAGGTGAAGGGACTACTGTAAAAAGAGCAATTCTCGATAAGAATACAAGAATTGGTGATAATGTCGTGATTATTAATAAAGATCGAGTAGAAGAAGCAGATAAGCCAGAATTAGGCTTCTATATCAGAAATGGAATTGTTGTAGTTGTTAAAAATGCAACTATTGCAAATGGAACTGTTATTTAA